TGATTAGCTTTGGTAGAAAGGATTCTAATCCCAAACAAGCCTATCGTTCCTTGTCCCAAATAGGAGAATATTTCAAGAGTGGTTTCTCAGAAATTGATGCACGTTTTGAATCCTTGGCTGGAGAAGACCGTGTCAACTTGTTGGCCGATATGCTTAGAGGAGAACACCATCTTCCTTTTTCTTACCGTGATTTAACCAGATCTGGTCAGACAACTCGTCACTTTATAGCTCCTAATCTCTTGGATTTTAAAAACAAGAATTACCTACAAATCAATGACCGCTTATTACAGATTGTCTATGTGAGAGACTATGGTATGGAATTAGGGGATCAGTTTATTCGAGACCTCATGCAAGGAGATTTGGAATTGATTGTGAGCCTCCATGCTCAAAGTTCGACCAAGGCAGATGCCATGAAGAAACTACGAACAAAGAAGACCTTGATGGAATCCCAAAAGATTGGGGAACAACAAAAACTTGCTCGTACAGGTATCTATTTGGAAAAAGTAGGTCATGTATTAGAAAGCAATATCGATGAAGCTGAGGAACTCTTAAAAACCATGACAGAGACAGGAGATAAACTATTTCAAACGGTCTTCTTGATTGGGGTTTTTGGTCAGGATGAAGAAGAACTCAAACAAGCTTTAGACACTATCCAACAAGTGGCCGGCTCTAATGACCTAATGATTGATAAACTTCCATATATGCAAGAAGCAGCCTTTAATAGTTTGCTGCCATTTGGTTGTGATTTTTTAGAGGGAGTATCACGGAGTTTATTAACGTCCAATGTAGCAGTGAACTCTCCATGGACTTCAGTAGACTTACAAGACCGTAGTGGAAAATATTACGGTATCAATCAAATCTCAAGTAATATTATTACCATTGATCGAAGCCTATTAAATACACCATCTGGTCTGATTTTAGGAACATCTGGAGCTGGGAAAGGGATGGCAACCAAGCATGAAATTATCACGACCAAAATCAAGGAATCTGGTGAAAATACAGAAATTATCATCGTGGATCCAGAAGCAGAATATAGTGTCATTGGCCGGGCTTTTGGGGGAGAAATGATTGATATTGCGCCTGATTCCCAAACCTATCTCAATGTCCTTGACTTGTCTGAAGAAAATATGGATGAAGATCCTGTAAAGGTAAAATCAGAATTTCTTTTATCCTTTATCGGCAAGTTATTGGATAGAAAAATGGATGGAAGAGAAAAATCGATTATCGACCGAGTCACCAGACTCACCTATCAGTCTTTTAAAGAACCTTCTTTGGAAGAATGGGTCTTTGTCTTGAGTCAACAACCAGAAGAAGAAGCGCAGAATTTGGCACTTGATATGGAACTGTATGTCGAAGGTTCTCTTGATATTTTTTCTCATAAAACAAACATTCAGACAGGATCCAATTTCTTAATCTATAATGTTAAAAAGTTAGGAGATGAGCTGAAACAAATCGCCCTTATGGTGGTTTTTGATCAGATATGGAATCGTGTTGTTCGGAACCAAAAATTAGGGAAGAAGACCTGGATTTATTTTGATGAAATGCAGCTTCTCTTATTAGATAAATATGCCAGTGATTTCTTCTTTAAATTGTGGAGTCGTGTCAGAAAATATGGAGCCAGTCCGACTGGAATAACTCAAAACGTCGAAACCTTATTGTTAGATCCAAATGGTAGACGGATTATTGCAAATAGTGAATTTATGATTCTCCTCAAGCAAGCAAAAAATGATAGAGAAGAACTGGTTCAACTCTTAGGCTTGTCAAAAGAACTTGAAAAATACCTAGTCAATCCAGAAAAAGGGGCAGGACTGATAAAAGCTGGTTCCGTTGTCGTTCCCTTTAAAAATAAGATTCCTCAAGGTACTCAATTGTTTGATATTATGAGTACGGATCCTGATAAAATGGCTTCTAACTAAGGGGAAGTATAATGAAGGATAAAAGAGAAATCATACGTGCCCGAAAGGCATTTAGAAGAAGTCTAAAAGATGAGAAGAAATTCTTGAAACAAGGAAAGAAGGAGGTGAGGAAACAGAAAAAAGATTCCTCTGTACTGGATGAAAAAGTATGGAAAAAAGAGATAAAAGAAAAGCTAGAGGAGATGAGAGAAGCTTCAAAGGAGAGAGTAAAACAAGCAAATGAAGACTACAATCATATTCTTCAAAATAGTCCTCCATCTCTTTTGAATCGAAAAGAATTAAGAGACAGACGGTTGCCTCATGCTAGGAAACGATTGAAAATAGCCAAGAAGCAATTTAAGGAAGCCAAGGTAGAAGCAAAAGAAGAAAGAAAAGAGAGTCGTAAAGAAAGAAAAAACAATCAAAAATTTCTCTACGGTCAGGAATCGAAACAAAAATCTAATTTTTTCTTTCAAGGGAAGAGTTTAGAAGAATTAAAAGCTAAGAAAGAAGTCAAGGCTGCTAAAGAAAATTTAAAATCTACTAAACAAGCCTATAAGTCCAAAAAAGTCAGTAGGAAAGCCAAAACTTTTCTTTATGTCCTTGGACGTGAAGGTGGAGAGTTAGCTTCAGAAAATGAAGATTTAGAAGGCTATCGCACACTTCAAGAGACCATTAGAAAAGGGAAACGCTACAGTCGGCTTTCTTATAACCTTGGAAAAGCTAGTGTCAAAACAGGACAAGCAACAGGTCGTTTTACCAAGAAAAGACTGACCAACACAAAAGAGCGATACCATCATTTTAAGGCTGGAAAAGGATGGAAACTAGCGAAAGATAATCCAAGTTCCTTTAAAAATCGGTATCGAAAATTAAAGAAACAAGGTCTTACTAGTGTCCGAAATATCTATCAAAAACTAAAAGCAGCCTTTTCCTTCTTTACATTTGCGGCTGGGAATCCTATAACATGGATAGTAGGAGGATTAGTTTTTCTTCTCTTACTTATGATGAGCTTCTTTTTAGGATTTTCATCTGCTAGTTTGATTCAACAAGATGAATTTGAATTAACAAAAGCTTATACCCACCTAACTTGGGAAGACGCAGAACATACTCGTACAAATGACAAAGGCATTACCTATTACACAAAAGTTGATGATGTGATGGGGTATATGAACTTTAAATTCCATGACTATGAGTTACACAAACCAGTTCACTTATTTAGTTCAGAAACTTACAAGGATTATCTATCTACTTTGTGGCATGATTTAAACGATGGGGAAGATTTGAAATCCATGCAAGACCTTTATGAAACTCCTAAGTATAAACTCTCGAAAGATGATCAAGAGGAAATGAAGGAACTAAAAGAAGAAGGTGTGTATGCTTCCATGCAGGAATTGGACAATCCATTTGAGGGGAAAAGCAACGAAGATAGTCTAACCATGACTTATCGTTATGGATACTATGATTTAGACGGAAAACCTACTCTTCAGGAGTACATTCTACTAGAAGCCAAGGCTCACCAAACGATTGTCGCACCAATGGATGGGTTAGTATCTTTAGATGGTGACAATGTAATTCTCACTAATGGAAAAGGAGAGAATGAGAGTCGTTTAACCTTGTATTCTATTCATAATGGCCGTGCGATTGAGGGGACAAGAGTCCTAACAGGTGATATTATTGGTGAAACACCAGACGATACAGGTTTGAAAGTTTCCTATCAAAAGTATAAGAACAAGAAAGACAAATTGGTGTATGTCAATCCGCAATTTTATTTTCCAAAAGTCATTCAACTTCAGACCACTATCTTACCTGCCATTGGTCAGTTTGGTGGAGATGAGTTTGAACGAGCAAAACATATTTATGAGTTTTTGAAATCTCAAGGGGCTAGTCCCCAAGCCATTGCGGCTATTTTAGGAAATTGGTCAGTAGAGTCTTCTATTAATCCAAAACGTGCTGAAGGAGATTATTTATCTCCTCCAGTTGGCGCTACCGATTCCTCATGGGATGATGAAAGCTGGTTAGCGATAGGAGGACCAGCCATTTATAGTGGTGCTTATCCTAATATCCTTCATAGAGGTTTGGGATTAGGGCAATGGACAGATACTGCAGATGGTTCAATACGTCATACAGCCTTGTTAAATTATGCACGCACCCAAAATAAGAAATGGTATGATTTAGACCTACAACTTGACTTTATGCTTCATGGAGATAGTCCTTACTATCAAAGTTGGTTAAAGGATTTCTTTGGAAATTCGGGCAGTGCAGCCAATCTCGCCCAACTCTTTCTGACCTATTGGGAGGGAAATTCTGGTGACAAACTACTGGAAAGACAAACCAGAGCAACGGAATGGTATTACCAAATTGAAAAAGGCTTCAGCCAAACAAATGGAGGACAGGCAAAAAGTGACCCGCAATCCCTTGAAGGGGTTCGTGGGGACTTGTATGAGCATTCTGTTCCTGGTGGTGGAGATGGTATGGCCTATGCCTATGGACAATGTACATGGGGTGTTGCGGCTCGTATGAACCAGTTAGGCTTAAAATTAAAAGGTAGAAATGGAGAAAAGATTTCAATCATTAATACCATGGGAAATGGTCAGGACTGGGTTGCGACAGCTTCAAGTCTTGGTGGGGAAACTGGCTCTACACCAAGAGCAGGTGCCATTGTTTCTTTTGTGGGAGGTACACATGGCACACCAGCCATCTACGGTCATGTGGCTTTTGTTGAGAAAGTATATGATGACGGTTCTTTCCTTGTGTCTGAAACCAACTATGGGGGCAACCCTAACTATACCTTTAGAAAAATCTCTCAAGCAGATAGTGCCATCAGTTTTGCTTATACGACCAAATAGAAGAGTTTACACTTGAAATTGTAGCTATTTAAAGATACAATATGTCTATAAATGAGTGGTCGGCTCATGGTCAATCTGATAGTAATCTTGGACATAAGGGCCAAGCGGTGGCGGACACCAGAACAAAATCCGATAGCAATCTTGGACGTACGGGCCAAGCGGTGGCAGACACCAGAATAAACCGACTGATTAGGTGGCTTACAGGTTCAGTAAGTCATCTTTTTTATTTGAAACAAAGTATAAATTTCTAATTATCTTTTTATATTTTCTTAAATGCTCGTAAAGCCTTATTCTATGTGCTTTCGAGTATTTTTACTGTAGGAAGATACTTCACGTTTCTTTGCATATTTCCTCATGTCTTAGCTGTCAGAAGTGGTAAATAAGTAGTAAATTCATTTGTACTACTAAGCAACAAGACGCTCCTGTTGCTTCTCTTTATTCAAGCGTTTCATTTCTGCCATTGCAGAATCGAATGTTGCATGTGCGTAATAGTTCAGCGTCATGGCTATATTAGCATGTCCCATAATGTACTGTAATGCCTTTGGATTCATTCCTGCATTTGCATAGTTGGTACAGAATGTATGTCGCAAACTATGTGGAGTGATGTGTGGCAATTTATCCTCGTTATACTTATTGTATTTCTTAACAAGACCTTTCATCATGCCGTTGTAATCACTTGCCACTTTTGGATAGTTCTTTCTATTAAGAAAGAGGAAATCACTATATCCATCAATCTCAACACGCTTATCATTCTTTCGATTCGCTAACACTCGCTTAAATGCTTGATAGGCTTCTTCAACCATAGGAACTTGACGTTCGCCACTTTTGGTCTTTGGTGTTTCAATGTAGTACCCAATTTCAGTATCTCTCAATAGCTGATGGTCTATATTGACAAGACGATTCTCAAAATCTAAATCTGGAAGTGTCAAACCACCAAACTCTGAAATACGAAGACCTGTTTTTAAGAGTATCAGAATTTCATCATAATTTTTGCTGTAGGTTTTATCAGCTTTTGCAAAGGCTAACAGTTTTTCTTCCTGTTCTTCTGTTAGTACGGTCTTAGGGACAGTATCATCATCAAGAACTGCTTTCAGTTGAAAGTCAAATGGATTCTTCCGAACACAATCATCTTGTATAGCAATATAGAATGAAGCCTTTAAAGAACGTTTGTAGTTATTGATGGTTTGATAAGCATAACCATTTTCACTCATTCTAATAGCCCATTCTTTAGCGTCTGATGGCTTAATACTGTCAATACTTCTTACACCTAACTTGTCTTTCTTCAAAATATCCATAAGATATTTGCGTCCAGTTTCAGTGTTTTTTCTAACCTTTGGTCTTTGAGCGTTCTGTTTTGCGTAAAGCTGGCAGAGTGTCATTTTCTTTCCTACAACATCAATACCATCATGAATGTCTTTCTGTAACTCTGCGATTTTCTCTCTAAGTGAGATACAATCACGCTTTCCTGCTGGTACTCGGTCTGTAGCCACAAGTTTCCACGAGTAAACAAATTGCGGTTCTCCAAATGAATCTATATATTTGTATAAGTATCTTCCGTCTTTTCGTTGGCTCTCTCCAGTCTTTAAGATTCGACCTTTATTGTCACGTCTTTTTTCTGACATGGCATTTGCTCCTTTCCTTTATGGAAAGAGCCTTGATACGACTTAATACTATTTTATCATATACAAGACCCTTTGGCGACGCTAGATTGCGTCCAATGTATCTATAATTTTTTCAAATTGTTTTCGTTTAATCTGAATACGATTGCCATTCATAATCAGCCAATTTGCATTTTTATTTTCCTCTGCCAAGCGTCGTAGCTTGTTTTCGCCAATACGAAAATATTTTGACGCTTCTTCAATGGTTAGGGTATAACGTTCCCAAATAGGAATGTCAGTCTGCTTCATAAAATCCTCCTTTCCAAATCACTTATTTGGATTTCATAAAAGTTGTTTTACCAGCAATCGAACAGCTTTAGCAAAGCTCACGGGAGTTCCACCCCTGCATGGTTCTCATGTAGCCATACTCATTGCCTGCGACGGTTTTATCACGCTCGGACTATTGACTGTATGGGAGTATCATTATCACGATAAGAATGTCGTTGCAGGCAATCCTGCTAAAGATTGCTTCTCGGATCACTAACATGAATCGCTCGCTATCTTTATAAGATAGGTCATGGCGGTTAGTTCCGTTGGCTCTTTTCTTATCGAAACGTATTCGATTACTTTTATTCAGTTTTCAAAGAACAATGGCTCGTTAGCCTATCAAAACACATTGAAAGCTCAATATGCTTTGGTGGAATAACAAACCTCCCTGTTCGGGAAGCGTGGAATGGTTTAGCACGCTTCCACGAAAGGAGAGAGGATATTACTTAATTTCAAATGACAAAATCTTTGTAATCAGTCTGGTTTCCATTCTTCCACGTAAGACTTCATCAACGACCATACTTTGATTGCCATATTCATCTTTCATAAGTCGTAGGGAACGCTTCGTTATGTACCCTCTGTAATGATGTAGAATCTGGTTAATCGCTTCGGTATCGCCATCTGTTGCCTTTACAATGAGAGGAAAGGGAATCATAGGATATTGTGTTTTCATTCTTCAAATTCCTCCATAAACTTTTTAATTAAGGCTAGTCCACTGGTTCTATGCCGATAGACAGTAGAACGGTTCAATTTCAACAGGTCTGCAATTTCTGAATCGCTCATGTCCATAAAGTAAAACAGCAGTAGAATTTCACGTTTCTTGTCTGGCAACTCACGTAATGCTTCACTCAACAAATCATTTTCAACGCCTACTGATAACCCATTGAGTGTAAAAATCTGAAAGTCAGTTGAATAGTTATCTGTTGTCGCAAACTGGCTAACAAGATAATCGCCAACATCCGAAAAGGACACCTCACGCTTTGCAATCCTTGAAAGATAAAGCATATAATTCTTTCGCTCGTCTTCCATAGCACGTTTACAGATATAGTCAAACTGATTTTCTATTGTGGTCTGAAAAAAAGATGGTTTCATGTTTCTCACCCCCTTTCTGTCTAGGAAAGGAAGTGAGCCTTGCTCGTTTATCTCCTTTCACTCTTAGTCCCAATGTGAAAGGGGGATTTGTTGCATTACTGATAAATAAACTTTGTAAAAAAGTTCTGAATAGCCAAAAAAGCATATAAACAGATTTATTTCTCTGTTTACATGCTTCTGTTATTCTATCTATATGATTTATAAAACCACATTGGTGGACGTACTTATCTATTGCAGATAGACGACTTTTTTTGACAAGAACCCAATGTAAGGAAATTTATTGTATATGATGTACTTCATGGCGACGTTGACCTCCAACAAACCGCCATTTGGAAGTAAGATACAATATTTTAACAGCGTAAATAGCACTACCATATAACGGTTTTTTTTATTGGCGTTTAGTAGTGCTTTTTATTAAATATAAACCTATAAACCATATAACACGTTTTTCTATACCTGTTTTTAATTCAGTAGGAACAATAAAATGTATAGAGGTGGTCTACTATGCGTAAAAAAGAAGATAAATATGATTTTAGAGCCTTTGGTTTAGCCATTAAAGAAGCTCGATTGAAACGAGGTTTAACTCGTGAACAAGTGGGAGCATTGATTGAAATTGACCCACGGTACTTAACTAATATTGAAAATAAAGGGCAACACCCCAGCATACAAGTTCTTTATGACCTTGTATCGTTACTTCATGTTTCCGTTGATGAATTTTTCTTACCTGCTAATAACTTGGTAAAAAGCACCCGACGATTACAGATAGAGAAATACATGGATAGCTTTACAGACAAAGAACTATCCTTAATGGAATCTTTAGCCAGCGGTATCAACGAAGCAAGAAACATCGAAGACTAATTAAAAGAATCCATACATAACGGAAAGAGCCGATAAAATGAGATTGTATTAATCTCATTTTATCGGCTCTGCGTCTTTGCGTCTGGCTCTGTAATCACAGTTACTTTGAACTGCTTTATTTCAATTAAATTTTCTTGTCTGCATTTCGGACAATAGAGGGGGAATTTTTTTAATTCAGTATCTTCCCTTATCTTTAATCGTGTTTTATTTCCACATACAGGACATGTTGAGGCGGTAAGTTTGCTAGTCAAGGAGTAAAACGACGAAGATTAGCATTTACTTCCGCCCATGCGATAGCTGTCCGTGATTGACAAGTGCTAGCACGCAGACAGAACGGAGATAGCGAACCGCTGAGTGTGTCGCTCTGCTCGTAAAA
Above is a genomic segment from Streptococcus mitis containing:
- a CDS encoding AAA family ATPase — translated: MTNKKEKVKDKKEEVLPSTANTLAYQALYQNGLMQVKEDYFSQSYLLGDVNYQTVGLEDKGAIIEKYSDLINSLDDQTNFQLTIFNKRLNLEKFRQSVLYEEKEDGYDTYRKELNRMMNQNLDSGENNFSAVKLISFGRKDSNPKQAYRSLSQIGEYFKSGFSEIDARFESLAGEDRVNLLADMLRGEHHLPFSYRDLTRSGQTTRHFIAPNLLDFKNKNYLQINDRLLQIVYVRDYGMELGDQFIRDLMQGDLELIVSLHAQSSTKADAMKKLRTKKTLMESQKIGEQQKLARTGIYLEKVGHVLESNIDEAEELLKTMTETGDKLFQTVFLIGVFGQDEEELKQALDTIQQVAGSNDLMIDKLPYMQEAAFNSLLPFGCDFLEGVSRSLLTSNVAVNSPWTSVDLQDRSGKYYGINQISSNIITIDRSLLNTPSGLILGTSGAGKGMATKHEIITTKIKESGENTEIIIVDPEAEYSVIGRAFGGEMIDIAPDSQTYLNVLDLSEENMDEDPVKVKSEFLLSFIGKLLDRKMDGREKSIIDRVTRLTYQSFKEPSLEEWVFVLSQQPEEEAQNLALDMELYVEGSLDIFSHKTNIQTGSNFLIYNVKKLGDELKQIALMVVFDQIWNRVVRNQKLGKKTWIYFDEMQLLLLDKYASDFFFKLWSRVRKYGASPTGITQNVETLLLDPNGRRIIANSEFMILLKQAKNDREELVQLLGLSKELEKYLVNPEKGAGLIKAGSVVVPFKNKIPQGTQLFDIMSTDPDKMASN
- a CDS encoding amidase; its protein translation is MKDKREIIRARKAFRRSLKDEKKFLKQGKKEVRKQKKDSSVLDEKVWKKEIKEKLEEMREASKERVKQANEDYNHILQNSPPSLLNRKELRDRRLPHARKRLKIAKKQFKEAKVEAKEERKESRKERKNNQKFLYGQESKQKSNFFFQGKSLEELKAKKEVKAAKENLKSTKQAYKSKKVSRKAKTFLYVLGREGGELASENEDLEGYRTLQETIRKGKRYSRLSYNLGKASVKTGQATGRFTKKRLTNTKERYHHFKAGKGWKLAKDNPSSFKNRYRKLKKQGLTSVRNIYQKLKAAFSFFTFAAGNPITWIVGGLVFLLLLMMSFFLGFSSASLIQQDEFELTKAYTHLTWEDAEHTRTNDKGITYYTKVDDVMGYMNFKFHDYELHKPVHLFSSETYKDYLSTLWHDLNDGEDLKSMQDLYETPKYKLSKDDQEEMKELKEEGVYASMQELDNPFEGKSNEDSLTMTYRYGYYDLDGKPTLQEYILLEAKAHQTIVAPMDGLVSLDGDNVILTNGKGENESRLTLYSIHNGRAIEGTRVLTGDIIGETPDDTGLKVSYQKYKNKKDKLVYVNPQFYFPKVIQLQTTILPAIGQFGGDEFERAKHIYEFLKSQGASPQAIAAILGNWSVESSINPKRAEGDYLSPPVGATDSSWDDESWLAIGGPAIYSGAYPNILHRGLGLGQWTDTADGSIRHTALLNYARTQNKKWYDLDLQLDFMLHGDSPYYQSWLKDFFGNSGSAANLAQLFLTYWEGNSGDKLLERQTRATEWYYQIEKGFSQTNGGQAKSDPQSLEGVRGDLYEHSVPGGGDGMAYAYGQCTWGVAARMNQLGLKLKGRNGEKISIINTMGNGQDWVATASSLGGETGSTPRAGAIVSFVGGTHGTPAIYGHVAFVEKVYDDGSFLVSETNYGGNPNYTFRKISQADSAISFAYTTK
- a CDS encoding integrase, yielding MSEKRRDNKGRILKTGESQRKDGRYLYKYIDSFGEPQFVYSWKLVATDRVPAGKRDCISLREKIAELQKDIHDGIDVVGKKMTLCQLYAKQNAQRPKVRKNTETGRKYLMDILKKDKLGVRSIDSIKPSDAKEWAIRMSENGYAYQTINNYKRSLKASFYIAIQDDCVRKNPFDFQLKAVLDDDTVPKTVLTEEQEEKLLAFAKADKTYSKNYDEILILLKTGLRISEFGGLTLPDLDFENRLVNIDHQLLRDTEIGYYIETPKTKSGERQVPMVEEAYQAFKRVLANRKNDKRVEIDGYSDFLFLNRKNYPKVASDYNGMMKGLVKKYNKYNEDKLPHITPHSLRHTFCTNYANAGMNPKALQYIMGHANIAMTLNYYAHATFDSAMAEMKRLNKEKQQERLVA
- a CDS encoding excisionase: MKQTDIPIWERYTLTIEEASKYFRIGENKLRRLAEENKNANWLIMNGNRIQIKRKQFEKIIDTLDAI
- a CDS encoding DNA-binding protein, with the protein product MKPSFFQTTIENQFDYICKRAMEDERKNYMLYLSRIAKREVSFSDVGDYLVSQFATTDNYSTDFQIFTLNGLSVGVENDLLSEALRELPDKKREILLLFYFMDMSDSEIADLLKLNRSTVYRHRTSGLALIKKFMEEFEE
- a CDS encoding DNA-binding protein → MRKKEDKYDFRAFGLAIKEARLKRGLTREQVGALIEIDPRYLTNIENKGQHPSIQVLYDLVSLLHVSVDEFFLPANNLVKSTRRLQIEKYMDSFTDKELSLMESLASGINEARNIED